A single genomic interval of Alistipes provencensis harbors:
- a CDS encoding site-specific integrase: MSVSINAICRKDRINQNRTTNIYLRFTVNRRSRYVSTGINIPADDWDFDTQTLKTQNPAVQLRIYEQIEKYDKRVKRLEALEVPVTLDNVLETDGRRVYCTIAEYFRRTIAQLESVGKIGSASKHKVTFSLLQQFRSTNIRFDEITVGYLRDFELFLMKKGNKSNSIATKFSVLKAVYNKALAEGIFTTPHSPFLQFKIGRLWTATRKRAIRKEEVQRLMQAEIPADGSAYLDFARDIFLFSYLSAGINFKDIATLRYCDMEEERIYYARHKTSKEMTCHLSEQSKAIIGKYAKSDHADEDYIFPILDLRIHKTEQQIYDRVRKVLKHVNKALHEWSRLLGLKIELTTYVARHTFATVLKRSGVNIAIISESLGHSDLSTTQIYLDSFENSQIDAAMQNLL, encoded by the coding sequence ATGAGTGTCAGCATCAATGCCATTTGCAGAAAAGACCGCATCAATCAAAACCGCACCACGAACATCTACCTGCGTTTTACCGTCAATCGCCGCAGCCGCTATGTAAGCACAGGAATCAATATCCCCGCCGACGATTGGGATTTCGACACCCAAACACTTAAAACGCAGAATCCCGCCGTTCAGCTACGGATTTACGAGCAAATCGAGAAATACGACAAGCGCGTCAAACGGCTCGAAGCGTTGGAGGTCCCCGTAACGCTGGACAATGTGCTGGAAACCGACGGACGGAGGGTTTATTGCACGATAGCCGAATATTTCCGCCGCACGATTGCACAGTTGGAATCGGTGGGTAAAATCGGCTCGGCATCGAAACACAAGGTCACGTTCTCACTCCTGCAACAATTCCGTTCGACCAATATCCGTTTCGACGAAATTACGGTCGGCTACCTGCGTGATTTCGAACTGTTCCTAATGAAAAAGGGGAACAAGAGCAATTCGATAGCCACGAAATTCAGCGTTCTGAAAGCCGTCTATAACAAGGCTCTTGCCGAGGGGATTTTCACCACGCCGCACAGTCCGTTTCTGCAATTCAAAATCGGACGATTGTGGACAGCCACCCGTAAACGCGCCATCCGCAAGGAGGAGGTGCAACGACTGATGCAGGCGGAGATACCCGCCGACGGTTCGGCCTATCTGGATTTCGCACGGGACATTTTCCTGTTTTCCTACCTCTCGGCAGGCATCAATTTCAAGGACATCGCCACCCTGCGTTACTGCGATATGGAAGAGGAAAGAATCTACTATGCCCGCCACAAAACCAGCAAGGAGATGACCTGCCACCTCTCGGAGCAGTCGAAAGCGATTATCGGCAAATACGCCAAATCCGACCATGCGGACGAGGATTATATTTTTCCGATACTCGACCTCCGTATACACAAGACCGAGCAGCAGATTTACGACCGAGTGCGCAAGGTGCTGAAACATGTGAACAAGGCCCTGCACGAGTGGAGCCGATTATTGGGGCTGAAAATCGAACTGACTACCTATGTTGCGCGGCATACGTTTGCAACGGTCTTGAAACGGTCGGGAGTAAACATTGCCATCATTTCCGAATCGCTCGGGCATTCCGATTTATCGACTACCCAAATCTACCTCGATTCGTTTGAGAACAGCCAAATCGACGCGGCGATGCAGAATCTTTTATAA
- a CDS encoding nitroreductase family protein yields MERNLKEALRHRRSYYELAPQSPIDDVQIEEIVRFAVKHTPSAFNSQSARLVLLLHEHHKAFWELVKRTLKAIVPEKAFAATEKKIDGSFASGYGTVLYFEDTEVVKGLQEQFPRYADNFPVWSEHTSAMHQLAVWTMLEDAGFGASLQHYNPLIDNEVREHWKLPGQWRLIAQMPFGLPAGEPQEKSFEPLDERLRVFK; encoded by the coding sequence ATGGAGAGAAATCTGAAAGAGGCCCTGCGCCACCGCCGCAGTTATTACGAACTGGCACCCCAATCCCCGATCGACGACGTGCAGATCGAGGAGATCGTGCGTTTCGCCGTGAAACACACCCCCTCGGCATTCAACTCGCAGTCGGCGCGGCTCGTGCTGCTGCTGCACGAACACCACAAAGCATTCTGGGAGTTGGTAAAGCGAACGCTGAAAGCCATCGTCCCGGAAAAGGCGTTCGCTGCCACGGAGAAAAAAATCGACGGCAGTTTCGCATCGGGATACGGCACGGTGCTCTATTTCGAGGATACGGAAGTCGTAAAAGGGCTTCAGGAACAGTTTCCGCGTTACGCCGACAACTTCCCCGTCTGGTCCGAGCACACCTCGGCAATGCATCAGTTGGCGGTATGGACGATGCTCGAAGATGCCGGGTTCGGGGCTTCGCTCCAGCATTACAACCCGCTGATCGACAACGAGGTTCGTGAACACTGGAAACTGCCCGGACAATGGCGGCTCATCGCCCAGATGCCGTTCGGACTTCCGGCCGGCGAACCTCAGGAGAAGAGTTTCGAACCGTTGGACGAGCGTCTGCGCGTCTTCAAATAA
- a CDS encoding acyl-CoA reductase, translated as MKNAIDLFSELGVRLRGFGGDDVTRVVVNAACRANGWFTPAEVRRAVGAIARDMLNREKLETWLADYPAVPVVAPRRVLVVMAGNIPLVGFFDLLCTVVSGHRCLIKPSAKDSVLMEYIVALLRDIDDSAPVEFYDGASPVDAVIATGSDNANRYFRARYAGIPSLLRGNRQSVAVLSGDETPEQLAGLADDIWAYSGLGCRSVSLLFLPEGYEPTLQMPPVNDKYKNNYLQARALLAMQGHPFLDLGTAVAVEQRAFPTALSQIAYTHYKTPDEVAGWLAMHDDELQCVVTECLPHSRRAAFGCAQSPALTDYPDNRDVIAWLTALN; from the coding sequence GTGAAAAACGCAATTGATCTCTTTTCCGAACTGGGTGTGCGACTGCGCGGATTCGGCGGCGACGATGTGACGCGGGTCGTTGTGAATGCCGCTTGCCGTGCCAACGGTTGGTTTACGCCTGCCGAGGTTCGCCGTGCCGTCGGGGCGATCGCCCGGGATATGCTGAACCGCGAAAAGCTCGAAACATGGCTGGCCGACTACCCTGCCGTTCCGGTTGTTGCGCCGCGCCGCGTATTGGTGGTCATGGCAGGAAATATCCCGCTCGTCGGCTTTTTCGATCTGCTGTGTACGGTCGTCAGCGGTCACCGATGCCTGATAAAGCCCTCGGCCAAGGATAGCGTCCTGATGGAGTATATCGTTGCATTGCTTCGGGATATCGACGATTCGGCACCCGTGGAATTCTACGACGGAGCGTCGCCCGTCGATGCGGTGATTGCCACCGGCAGTGACAATGCCAACCGTTATTTCCGAGCCCGTTACGCCGGAATTCCCTCGCTGCTGCGCGGAAACCGCCAGTCGGTCGCCGTGCTTTCGGGCGATGAAACACCGGAGCAGTTGGCCGGATTGGCCGACGATATTTGGGCTTATTCCGGGTTGGGATGCCGCAGTGTGTCGCTGTTGTTCCTGCCCGAAGGATATGAACCAACGCTTCAAATGCCGCCTGTAAACGACAAGTACAAAAATAATTACCTTCAAGCGCGGGCGTTGTTGGCGATGCAGGGGCATCCGTTCCTCGACCTGGGCACGGCCGTGGCTGTCGAGCAGCGGGCTTTCCCGACGGCTCTGAGCCAGATTGCCTATACGCATTACAAAACGCCGGACGAGGTTGCCGGATGGCTTGCGATGCACGACGACGAGTTGCAGTGCGTCGTTACCGAATGTCTCCCCCACAGCCGCCGCGCCGCATTCGGGTGTGCTCAGTCGCCCGCGTTGACCGATTATCCCGACAATAGGGATGTAATTGCGTGGTTGACGGCTCTGAATTGA
- a CDS encoding IS1096 element passenger TnpR family protein, whose product MSMVFRFRMLSDENDNFVRDYEVLYDMTLLDFHNFILQSLEYEDCMASFFTADDRWEKQREFTLMDMDDGGENAPMAMDKVTLGQIIHDRRDRLIYLFDLFGDRAYFLELTGAYEAAKDGAYPREIYAQAEAPDQYDPSKNRVEGEGSIFSEVMSDFNDFEGDDSYDDTY is encoded by the coding sequence ATGTCGATGGTTTTCCGATTCCGGATGTTGAGCGATGAGAATGACAATTTCGTGCGCGACTATGAAGTGCTGTACGATATGACGTTGCTCGATTTCCACAATTTCATCCTCCAATCGCTCGAATACGAGGATTGCATGGCTTCGTTCTTTACGGCCGACGACCGCTGGGAGAAACAGCGCGAATTTACCCTCATGGACATGGATGACGGCGGCGAGAATGCCCCCATGGCGATGGATAAGGTGACTCTGGGCCAAATTATCCACGATCGCCGCGACCGCCTGATCTACCTCTTCGACCTGTTCGGCGACCGGGCCTATTTCCTCGAGTTGACCGGAGCCTACGAAGCGGCCAAGGACGGCGCATATCCGCGCGAAATCTATGCGCAGGCCGAGGCCCCGGATCAGTACGACCCTTCGAAAAACCGCGTGGAGGGCGAAGGCTCGATCTTCAGCGAGGTGATGAGCGATTTCAACGATTTCGAAGGTGACGACAGCTACGACGATACCTACTAA
- the miaA gene encoding tRNA (adenosine(37)-N6)-dimethylallyltransferase MiaA, giving the protein MPTKRLLVVVGPTGSGKTDLSVRLALHYAAPILSTDSRQVYRGMPIGTAQPSADQLQAVEHHFIASHDLKDNLNCGEYEVQALARLEKLFAVRDYVVAVGGSGLYVRALCEGMDDLPQADGVLRQEMDRRLAEEGLGALAEKLRELDPEYYRIVDLNNPARVMRALEVCFQTGMPYSRQRTGERRERPFEIIKIGIDLPREVLYDRINRRVDQMLADGLEAEARALYPYRELNALQTVGYREFFDYFDGRIGYDEAVELIKRNSRRYAKRQLTWFRRDPEIRWFAPDDDAAIIAYVDSK; this is encoded by the coding sequence ATACCTACTAAACGGTTGCTGGTCGTCGTCGGTCCGACGGGCTCGGGTAAGACAGACCTCAGCGTCCGTCTGGCGCTCCATTATGCGGCTCCGATCCTTTCGACCGACTCGCGTCAGGTCTACCGGGGTATGCCGATCGGCACGGCTCAACCTTCCGCGGATCAACTTCAAGCAGTTGAACATCATTTTATTGCTTCGCATGACCTCAAGGATAACTTGAACTGTGGCGAATACGAGGTGCAGGCTCTTGCGAGGCTCGAAAAACTCTTTGCCGTGCGTGATTATGTGGTTGCAGTCGGCGGATCGGGGCTTTATGTCCGGGCGCTGTGCGAGGGCATGGACGATCTGCCGCAGGCCGATGGAGTCCTGCGGCAGGAGATGGACCGCCGGCTGGCGGAGGAGGGGCTTGGGGCGCTTGCCGAGAAGCTCCGGGAGCTGGACCCGGAGTATTACCGGATCGTCGATCTCAATAATCCGGCGCGTGTCATGCGGGCACTGGAGGTCTGCTTCCAAACCGGTATGCCCTATTCCCGACAACGCACCGGAGAACGGCGTGAACGACCGTTCGAGATCATCAAAATCGGCATAGACCTGCCGCGCGAAGTGCTTTACGACCGCATCAACCGCCGGGTGGATCAGATGTTGGCCGACGGGCTGGAAGCCGAGGCCCGGGCGCTGTATCCCTACCGGGAGCTGAATGCGCTCCAGACAGTCGGCTACCGCGAGTTTTTCGACTATTTCGACGGACGTATCGGCTATGACGAGGCTGTGGAACTGATAAAGCGCAATTCGCGGCGTTATGCTAAGCGGCAGCTCACATGGTTCCGCCGCGATCCGGAGATACGGTGGTTTGCCCCCGACGACGATGCGGCGATCATCGCTTATGTCGATTCGAAATAG
- a CDS encoding glycoside hydrolase translates to MNAKLVCLMLLASLLIACDKDDIETIPVPPDEPEQPERPTKIPPTEDLLKISISDEITAIIGTNSWNAIAYGDGTYVAVGTNGYITSSTDGKTWTMPIRVAIPQGNYWNAVTYGNGIFVTVGYSTYMGAGYVSISTNGTTWATPQRLDTKSLNDITYGNGKYVAVGSSGRITTSSDGKTWTTPNWFDSSHNMLAITYGNDQFTAVGGGGVIGISPDGINWIKTNNYNELDVSKAITYGNGKFVVVGATSSYSYITTSTDGKMWTAPIKYTNNSFSSWPIKWQSIIFSKNTFATIGSTYDAGSFITTSLDGTTWTDPIQIKDESGNRITADTKGIVAMP, encoded by the coding sequence ATGAATGCTAAACTCGTTTGCTTGATGTTGCTGGCAAGCCTGCTTATTGCTTGTGATAAGGATGATATTGAGACTATTCCCGTACCTCCTGATGAGCCGGAACAACCAGAAAGGCCAACGAAAATACCGCCAACAGAAGATTTGCTAAAGATCAGTATATCCGATGAAATTACGGCCATAATTGGAACAAATTCATGGAACGCTATCGCTTATGGTGATGGGACATATGTGGCCGTTGGAACAAATGGATATATAACTTCATCTACCGATGGAAAAACATGGACGATGCCCATACGAGTGGCAATACCACAAGGCAACTACTGGAATGCTGTCACATACGGTAACGGAATTTTCGTAACGGTCGGTTATAGTACATATATGGGCGCAGGCTATGTTTCCATATCGACCAATGGTACGACATGGGCTACACCACAGCGATTAGATACAAAATCTCTGAATGATATTACATATGGTAATGGTAAATATGTCGCGGTCGGTAGTTCTGGACGTATTACCACATCCTCCGACGGAAAAACATGGACCACCCCTAATTGGTTTGATTCAAGTCATAATATGCTCGCTATTACATATGGCAATGATCAATTCACTGCTGTTGGAGGCGGGGGTGTCATTGGGATATCACCTGATGGAATTAATTGGATCAAGACCAATAATTACAACGAACTTGACGTATCAAAGGCCATTACATACGGGAATGGAAAATTCGTCGTTGTTGGCGCAACAAGTTCATATAGCTACATAACGACCTCCACGGATGGTAAAATGTGGACCGCTCCAATTAAATATACCAATAATTCTTTTTCATCATGGCCTATTAAATGGCAAAGCATTATTTTTAGTAAGAATACGTTTGCAACGATAGGTTCAACCTATGATGCAGGCAGTTTCATAACGACCTCTCTTGACGGTACGACATGGACAGACCCCATTCAAATAAAAGACGAATCCGGTAATAGGATCACAGCAGATACAAAAGGAATCGTAGCAATGCCATAA
- a CDS encoding BT4734/BF3469 family protein, with product MKNILDVPVSLFENCTSPRNPQEINLWEWLHSDTHRADIERLRTFTEKAERDRIKRSLPGITPSGLFSYRKKDGLIRHSGLICIDIDAKENPEITDFEELKQRLARMQNIAYCSLSASGRRNGLFCLIPISSPEKHEQHFDALKGVFQKLGIVIDGCCRDVCRLRGCTWDEAPHVNMRAKPYSGLYTPPKPRIGPLYHPDDEEAAKRTKQLTEQICRQGIDITGGYETWRNLAFAIADGLGEQGRGIFHAISQFAPSYKPAECDRQYSACLRSRGTGITLATFFKICKEYGLTFKQNL from the coding sequence ATGAAAAATATACTCGACGTACCCGTGAGTTTATTCGAAAACTGCACCAGCCCGAGGAATCCGCAGGAAATCAATCTTTGGGAATGGTTGCACAGCGATACACACCGAGCCGACATCGAGCGGCTTCGAACCTTCACCGAGAAGGCCGAGAGGGATCGGATCAAACGGTCATTGCCCGGCATCACTCCCAGCGGCTTATTCTCTTACCGCAAAAAAGACGGGCTGATTCGACACAGCGGATTGATCTGCATAGACATCGACGCGAAAGAGAATCCGGAGATCACCGACTTCGAAGAGTTGAAACAACGTCTTGCCCGGATGCAGAACATCGCTTATTGCTCCCTGAGTGCCAGCGGGCGAAGGAACGGATTGTTTTGCCTGATCCCGATCTCCAGCCCGGAAAAGCATGAACAGCACTTCGACGCCCTAAAAGGTGTATTCCAGAAGCTCGGAATCGTCATAGACGGATGTTGCCGCGACGTATGCAGGCTCAGGGGATGCACTTGGGACGAAGCTCCACACGTCAACATGCGGGCAAAGCCCTATTCCGGGCTATACACGCCCCCTAAACCCCGAATAGGGCCCTTGTATCATCCGGACGACGAAGAGGCCGCAAAACGTACCAAACAGCTCACGGAGCAGATATGCCGACAAGGAATCGACATCACGGGAGGATATGAGACATGGCGAAATCTGGCTTTTGCCATTGCCGACGGACTCGGGGAGCAGGGACGGGGGATATTCCATGCCATCAGTCAATTTGCGCCATCCTACAAGCCCGCAGAGTGCGACAGGCAATATTCGGCATGCCTGCGAAGCCGGGGAACGGGAATAACCCTCGCTACATTCTTCAAAATTTGCAAAGAGTACGGATTAACATTCAAACAGAACTTATGA
- a CDS encoding DUF3987 domain-containing protein, with protein sequence MNKFIDDPSENRRIPSTDLPINIELFAPDSPEEEAVPALPAKAEQTPPYSASSEEAEPTRVQPTIPDDLNDINPDPNALSTFPIRGLPEFLQSYIQDYTQAYSIPPEFIAASIIHAIGGAIGKGAYTHERYKNYPTLWMILVAPSGIGKSDPMTAAYTPIQENDTESYTEWEAAVQEWQKKYQQQAKKQKQEPPPKPIYKQRLITDVTPESLFQALHNNPDGLVLFRDEVKGWFNDLNRYTGTGSLQHYLSLFDGRPVMINRKTSDPTHIPEPFLAILGSVQPPVLMEWLRDKSVRDNGFAPRVLFVWPDNMKKALSREDGVPDETKQEYAEFIQRIVNRTKEKSLGKIPITEDARAVLRAFEERTVNLQNGTEIDHLKAVYSKMMIHVNRLAIAIAVAWHILEPLPLEINGRVAKYAVQLAEYFIATGEKVYRLIAEGDNGQGLSNADLLKQLSKRYTIKSQTKLAEALGTTQQAISKLLK encoded by the coding sequence ATGAATAAGTTCATCGACGACCCTTCTGAAAATCGGAGAATCCCCTCTACCGATCTGCCAATCAACATCGAACTGTTTGCCCCGGACAGCCCGGAGGAAGAAGCAGTTCCGGCCCTTCCGGCAAAGGCCGAACAAACTCCCCCTTATTCCGCTTCGTCCGAAGAGGCGGAGCCGACAAGGGTACAACCTACCATCCCGGATGATCTCAACGACATCAACCCCGACCCGAACGCTCTGTCGACGTTCCCGATCCGGGGGCTCCCGGAGTTCCTGCAAAGTTACATCCAAGACTACACACAAGCCTATAGTATACCGCCGGAATTTATAGCCGCTTCGATCATCCATGCAATCGGAGGAGCAATAGGGAAAGGGGCCTACACGCATGAGAGATACAAGAACTATCCCACATTATGGATGATTCTTGTAGCCCCGAGCGGGATCGGTAAATCAGATCCGATGACTGCCGCCTACACTCCAATTCAGGAAAACGACACGGAATCTTACACCGAATGGGAAGCCGCAGTTCAGGAGTGGCAGAAGAAGTACCAACAGCAGGCCAAAAAGCAAAAGCAGGAGCCACCTCCCAAACCGATCTATAAACAGCGACTTATTACCGATGTCACCCCGGAGTCTCTGTTTCAGGCCCTACACAATAATCCGGACGGCCTTGTATTATTTAGAGACGAGGTAAAGGGCTGGTTCAACGACTTAAACCGATACACTGGAACAGGCTCCCTTCAACACTATTTGTCGCTATTCGACGGTAGACCCGTTATGATCAATCGCAAGACAAGCGATCCGACACATATTCCAGAACCGTTTTTAGCAATATTAGGCTCTGTTCAACCTCCGGTACTCATGGAATGGCTTCGGGACAAGTCAGTACGGGATAACGGATTTGCACCGCGGGTCCTTTTTGTATGGCCGGACAACATGAAGAAAGCCTTATCAAGAGAAGACGGGGTTCCGGATGAAACCAAGCAAGAATATGCCGAATTTATCCAACGGATAGTCAACCGTACCAAAGAGAAGTCACTCGGAAAAATACCGATTACCGAGGACGCAAGAGCCGTCTTACGCGCTTTTGAAGAACGGACCGTCAACCTCCAAAACGGGACGGAAATAGACCATTTGAAGGCCGTTTACAGTAAGATGATGATTCATGTCAACAGGCTGGCAATCGCAATCGCTGTTGCGTGGCATATACTTGAACCCCTCCCTTTGGAAATAAACGGGCGTGTCGCAAAATATGCCGTCCAGTTGGCCGAGTATTTCATCGCAACCGGAGAAAAGGTGTATCGCCTGATAGCCGAAGGAGACAACGGGCAAGGGTTATCCAACGCAGACCTTCTAAAACAGTTGTCCAAACGATACACAATCAAGAGCCAAACCAAATTGGCCGAAGCTCTCGGAACAACACAGCAAGCGATAAGCAAACTTCTGAAATAG
- a CDS encoding helix-turn-helix transcriptional regulator, translating to MNINEILTSEAKLTLSVSAADLKNFALVIIKEAKEQMEATIRAETEERYLSINETSKKLDVDRSTLWRWKKERYLLPVYIGGRPRYKLSEINQILNNEEHNNE from the coding sequence ATGAATATTAATGAAATACTAACTTCCGAAGCAAAGTTAACACTATCAGTCAGCGCCGCAGACCTCAAGAATTTCGCACTTGTGATCATCAAAGAGGCCAAAGAACAGATGGAGGCCACGATCCGCGCAGAGACCGAGGAGAGATACCTCTCTATCAATGAGACCTCCAAGAAATTAGACGTCGACCGCTCAACCCTCTGGCGATGGAAGAAAGAGAGGTATTTACTCCCAGTCTACATCGGGGGTAGACCTCGCTACAAACTATCGGAAATTAATCAAATCTTAAACAACGAAGAACACAACAATGAATAA
- a CDS encoding site-specific integrase, whose translation MARITITLSSKQDKITRKSPLLFRFVGGRDFIFRVKSGLYIAPNRWDSAKEEPIIPRLDRQEQKDLVILQKKLDELKNLIIEAFTLADKATVNKAWIEQIIDKFHHPEKYERSSQTFFETFDEFLEKHKLSEVRKKNYRVVRRALQRYELYTQQIHGERFHLTLDNVKVDTLQDLEQFLKSEHQLCQDERFKVIYEAVPESRTPQPRGQNTLNDIFTKLRTFFRWAVDAERTSNNPFKLFKVQECVYGTPYYLSRDEYTKLYHTNLSRHPQLAIQRDIFVFQCQIGCRVGDLLKMTNENVIEGAIEYIPRKTKEGRPLTVRVPLNMIAKQILNRYTDHQGPGLLPFISEQKYNQAIKRMFLAAGLTRKVTIVNPSTREQEVKPLNEIASSHLARRTFVGNLYKQVKDPNLVGALSGHKEGSKAFSRYRKIDEQMKTDLVKMLE comes from the coding sequence ATGGCACGGATCACAATTACGTTATCTTCCAAACAAGACAAGATCACCCGAAAATCTCCGCTGTTATTCCGATTCGTCGGCGGACGAGACTTTATTTTCAGAGTTAAGAGCGGCCTATACATCGCCCCTAACCGCTGGGATTCCGCAAAGGAAGAGCCCATCATCCCACGATTGGACAGACAAGAACAGAAGGACCTTGTAATACTCCAAAAGAAGTTGGATGAACTCAAAAACCTGATCATCGAAGCCTTCACACTCGCGGATAAAGCAACCGTAAATAAAGCGTGGATCGAACAGATCATCGACAAATTCCACCATCCGGAGAAGTACGAACGTTCCTCACAGACGTTTTTCGAAACCTTCGATGAATTTCTCGAAAAGCACAAACTATCAGAGGTCCGAAAAAAGAACTATCGTGTAGTCCGGAGAGCTCTGCAACGATACGAATTATACACACAGCAAATCCACGGCGAACGATTTCATCTAACACTGGATAACGTAAAAGTAGACACCCTGCAAGACCTTGAGCAGTTCCTCAAGTCAGAGCATCAGCTATGCCAAGACGAACGATTCAAAGTCATATACGAGGCCGTTCCGGAGAGCCGAACCCCTCAGCCACGAGGGCAGAACACACTCAACGACATTTTTACCAAGTTGAGGACATTTTTTCGCTGGGCCGTGGATGCGGAACGGACCTCGAACAATCCATTCAAACTTTTCAAGGTACAAGAGTGCGTATATGGGACACCTTATTACCTATCCCGAGACGAATACACCAAGTTATACCACACCAATCTATCCCGGCATCCGCAACTTGCCATCCAACGGGATATTTTCGTATTCCAGTGTCAGATCGGATGCCGCGTCGGGGACCTTCTGAAAATGACTAACGAGAATGTAATCGAAGGGGCTATTGAGTATATTCCACGAAAAACGAAGGAGGGACGGCCTCTCACGGTCCGAGTACCGCTTAACATGATTGCAAAACAAATACTCAATCGTTACACAGATCATCAAGGACCGGGACTGCTTCCGTTCATCTCCGAGCAGAAATACAACCAAGCTATCAAACGGATGTTCTTAGCCGCCGGGCTAACACGCAAGGTTACGATAGTCAATCCATCAACCCGAGAGCAAGAAGTGAAACCATTAAACGAGATAGCTTCTTCACACCTCGCCCGAAGAACCTTCGTCGGCAATCTTTATAAGCAAGTGAAAGACCCTAATTTAGTCGGAGCACTATCCGGACACAAAGAAGGAAGCAAAGCCTTTTCAAGGTATAGGAAGATTGACGAACAGATGAAAACTGACCTCGTTAAAATGCTGGAATAA
- a CDS encoding DapH/DapD/GlmU-related protein has product MTLPEFLEYVKTRGPLDTPDIHRFMNEMSDEARRVTFELNGAYHTPGEVRALLSRLFGREVAPSLRVFPPFYTDFGKNIHIGSRVFINACCHFQDHGGITIGDDCQIGHNVVFATLNHGLAPEDRKTTHPAPITLGRNVWVGSNATILQGVTIGDNAVVAAGAVVTRDVPADTIVGGVPAKPIRGIHVRQ; this is encoded by the coding sequence ATGACACTCCCCGAATTTCTGGAATATGTGAAGACGCGCGGCCCGCTCGACACGCCCGATATCCACCGGTTCATGAACGAAATGAGCGACGAGGCCCGGCGTGTCACGTTCGAGCTGAACGGCGCTTACCACACGCCCGGCGAGGTGCGGGCCCTGCTCTCCCGGCTGTTCGGCCGCGAGGTCGCTCCCTCGCTGCGCGTCTTCCCGCCGTTCTACACCGATTTCGGCAAAAACATCCATATCGGCAGCAGGGTATTCATCAACGCCTGCTGCCATTTTCAGGACCACGGTGGCATAACCATCGGCGACGACTGCCAGATCGGGCACAACGTCGTCTTCGCCACGCTCAACCACGGCCTTGCGCCCGAAGACCGCAAGACGACCCACCCGGCGCCGATCACACTCGGCCGGAATGTCTGGGTCGGGTCGAACGCCACGATCCTCCAAGGAGTAACCATCGGTGACAATGCCGTCGTTGCAGCAGGGGCGGTGGTAACGCGCGATGTCCCGGCCGACACCATCGTCGGCGGAGTCCCGGCCAAACCGATCCGAGGCATCCATGTTCGACAGTAA